A stretch of Ipomoea triloba cultivar NCNSP0323 chromosome 11, ASM357664v1 DNA encodes these proteins:
- the LOC115997089 gene encoding pentatricopeptide repeat-containing protein At3g53360, mitochondrial translates to MLGLLPHSPCSTNCLKELLKRLLSTSINISQNTAPNFINEQWSNDYISSLCKRKLFKGALEAFELLKRTTIYHVYPSTYTNLVYACSSLRSLDSARKLYNHVLMSGYEPDMIFQNHVLNMFGKCGSMRDARRVFDQMVERNVVSWTSVIAGYSQNDQEIEAIRLYFQMRQSGIMPDPFTFGSLLKACSNLGELELGQQLHCQVIKSESNSHLIAQNALVAMYTKFSMINEAANVFSRIKLKDLISWSSIIAGFSQLGYELEALHHFREMFGHGIYQANEFIFGSVFSACSSLLQPEYGRQVHGICIKYGLGQDTYAGCSLADMYARCGLLESAKTAFYQIDNPDIVSWNAIITGFSSSGDASEALALFSEMRHLDFTPDDLTMRSLLCAFVSPLALFQGKQVHGFIIKMGFDLYIPVSNTLLSMYSNCSDLFSAYRMFGEIQHNADLVSWNAILTVFIQHNEAGEVFSLFKMMLQSHYKPDRITLVNIVGACGKVASLEMGDQAHCYALRTGLSLDITISNGLIDMYVKCGSMENARKLFDGMENRDVFSWSSLIVGYAQFGYGEEALKLFGEMRNLGVKPSQVTFVGVLTACSHFGLVKEGWQMFQQMEMEHGIVPTREHCSCVVDMFARAGCIDEAEAFINQMPFDPDIVMWKTLLAACKTRNNLDVGRRAAENVLKIDPSNSAAHVLLCNIYASTGNWKDFAAVKGSMRQKGIKKAPGQSWIEAKDRIHVFLAEDCQHPEREKIYAMLDDLWLQMSDADYVPVHV, encoded by the coding sequence ATGCTTGGTCTCCTCCCACATTCACCATGCTCGACGAATTGTCTGAAAGAATTACTCAAAAGACTGCTATCCACATCTATTAATATTAGTCAGAACACTGCACCAAACTTCATAAACGAACAATGGAGTAATGATTACATAAGCTCATTGTGCAAACGGAAGCTATTTAAAGGAGCTCTCGAGGCATTCGAGCTATTGAAAAGGACTACGATTTATCATGTATATCCCAGCACATATACTAATTTGGTATACGCCTGCTCATCCTTACGGTCCTTGGACTCTGCACGAAAACTTTACAACCATGTCTTGATGTCTGGTTATGAACCCGATATGATCTTTCAGAATCATGTTCTTAATATGTTTGGAAAGTGTGGATCAATGAGGGATGCTAGAAGGGTTTTTGATCAAATGGTGGAGCGGAATGTGGTATCTTGGACTTCAGTTATTGCTGGGTACTCGCAAAATGATCAGGAAATAGAAGCAATAAGATTGTATTTTCAGATGCGCCAGTCGGGAATAATGCCAGACCCATTCACTTTTGGGAGCTTACTCAAAGCTTGCTCTAATTTGGGTGAGCTAGAGTTAGGACAGCAGTTGCATTGCCAGGTTATAAAGTCAGAAAGTAATTCTCATCTTATTGCTCAAAATGCTCTGGTTGCGATGTATACAAAGTTCAGCATGATTAACGAGGCAGCGAATGTGTTTTCTCGTATCAAGTTGAAGGACTTGATCTCATGGAGTTCAATCATAGCTGGTTTTTCGCAACTTGGCTATGAGTTGGAAGCCCTGCATCATTTTAGAGAGATGTTTGGTCATGGAATTTACCAGGCGAATGAATTTATTTTTGGCAGTGTATTTAGCGCCTGCAGCAGTCTTTTGCAGCCTGAATATGGAAGACAAGTACATGGTATTTGTATAAAATATGGGCTAGGGCAAGATACTTATGCGGGTTGCTCTCTTGCTGATATGTATGCGAGGTGTGGCTTGTTAGAATCTGCAAAAACTGCATTCTACCAGATAGACAACCCTGATATAGTGTCCTGGAATGCAATTATTACCGGGTTTTCTAGTAGTGGCGATGCTAGTGAAGCATTGGCTTTATTTTCGGAGATGAGGCATCTGGACTTTACTCCAGATGATCTCACAATGCGTTCTCTTCTCTGTGCTTTTGTTAGTCCCTTAGCCCTGTTTCAGGGAAAACAGGTACACGGTTTTATTATCAAGATGGGGTTTGATTTGTACATTCCGGTATCTAATACCTTGCTTTCGATGTATTCAAATTGTTCAGACCTTTTTAGTGCATATAGGATGTTCGGGGAAATTCAACACAATGCTGATCTAGTTTCATGGAATGCTATTCTTACGGTGTTTATACAACACAATGAGGCAGGAGAAGTTTTCTCGCTATTTAAGATGATGCTTCAATCTCATTATAAGCCTGATCGTATTACTTTAGTCAATATAGTTGGGGCTTGTGGGAAGGTAGCCTCTCTAGAAATGGGAGATCAAGCTCACTGCTATGCTCTGAGAACCGGGCTTAGTCTCGACATCACAATCAGTAATGGATTAATTGACATGTATGTTAAGTGCGGCTCAATGGAAAATGCGAGGAAGCTCTTTGATGGTATGGAGAATCGTGATGTATTCTCGTGGAGTAGTTTGATTGTGGGGTACGCTCAGTTCGGATATGGGGAAGAAGCCCTAAAGCTTTTCGGGGAAATGAGGAATTTAGGTGTCAAACCAAGCCAGGTAACATTTGTCGGGGTTTTAACAGCTTGTAGTCATTTTGGGCTGGTAAAGGAGGGGTGGCAGATGTTCCAGCAAATGGAAATGGAGCACGGAATTGTACCTACGAGAGAGCACTGTTCTTGTGTCGTTGACATGTTTGCTCGAGCTGGCTGCATAGACGAGGCCGAAGCTTTTATCAATCAAATGCCATTCGATCCTGACATCGTGATGTGGAAAACACTGTTGGCGGCCTGTAAAACACGTAATAATCTCGATGTTGGAAGAAGGGCTGCAGAGAATGTTTTGAAGATCGATCCCTCGAACTCTGCAGCCCACGTGTTACTCTGCAACATATATGCTTCTACTGGAAATTGGAAAGATTTTGCCGCAGTGAAAGGTTCAATGAGACAAAAAGGTATCAAAAAAGCTCCAGGCCAAAGTTGGATCGAGGCCAAAGATAGGATTCATGTTTTCTTGGCCGAAGATTGTCAGC
- the LOC115997116 gene encoding protein IQ-DOMAIN 1-like, whose protein sequence is MGRKGSWFSSIKKAFSPEKKGKKVSKSNKKWVEKEQPLVPESSNQETSKVSPPHPLPLVEELKLADEEKEQTVQSYPVAIATASAAESSAPTAQIASEVVRPTPAHFAGKSREEDATIKIQTAFRGYLARRALKALRGLVRLKSLVDGPTVKRQTANALKCMQALSRVQSQIHSRRNRMLEENRALQRQLLQKHAKELESLRRGDGWDDSIQSKEQIEASLLSKYEAAMRRERALAYSYSHQQTWKKSSRSSNLLFMDPTNPQWGWSWLERWMGGRSLEAQSMSEKELKNDQSSVKSGGVSIIGGEITRSFARHQLNNEQPFSPSSQKPGSTHHSPATPASKPPSARKTKLPSPRVSATSQDDDTKSMLSIQSERNRRHSIAGSSVRDDESLASFQSIPSYMTPTKSAKAKTRLQSPLGMENVTPEKGSAGSVKKRLSYPPSPARPRRHSGPPKVNISTVNTNGETN, encoded by the exons ATGGGGAGGAAAGGCAGCTGGTTTTCTTCAATAAAGAAGGCTTTCAGCCcagaaaagaaaggaaag AAAGTGAGTAAATCAAACAAGAAATGGGTTGAGAAAGAACAGCCTCTGGTTCCAGAATCTTCAAATCAAGAAACTTCCAAAGTATCACCCCCGCATCCACTTCCTCTGGTGGAAGAGTTGAAATTGGCAGATGAGGAGAAAGAGCAGACAGTACAATCTTACCCGGTTGCAATTGCTACTGCATCAGCAGCTGAATCTTCTGCTCCAACTGCTCAGATCGCTTCAGAAGTTGTTCGGCCTACGCCAGCTCACTTTGCCGGCAAATCAAGGGAAGAAGATGCCACAATCAAGATTCAGACTGCTTTCCGAGGATACCTG GCTAGGAGGGCATTGAAGGCTTTAAGAGGGCTTGTGAGATTAAAATCACTTGTTGATGGACCTACTGTGAAACGACAAACTGCAAATGCTCTGAAATGTATGCAGGCGCTTTCTCGTGTACAGTCACAGATACACTCTAGAAGGAATAGGATGCTGGAGGAAAATCGAGCTCTACAGAGACAGCTTTTGCAAAAACATGCAAAAGAACTCGAGAGCTTGAGG AGAGGGGATGGATGGGATGATAGTATACAATCAAAGGAGCAAATTGAAGCAAGCTTGCTAAGCAAGTATGAAGCTGCCATGAGACGGGAAAGAGCATTAGCTTATTCATATTCTCATCAG CAAACCTGGAAGAAGTCATCGAGATCTTCCAACCTATTGTTCATGGATCCAACGAATCCTCAGTGGGGTTGGAGCTGGTTGGAACGATGGATGGGCGGGAGGTCTTTGGAGGCTCAGAGCATGTCGGAGAAAGAGCTTAAAAATGATCAGTCGTCTGTGAAAAGTGGCGGTGTTAGCATTATTGGGGGCGAAATTACAAGGTCATTTGCTCGTCATCAGCTAAACAACGAACAGCCCTTTTCGCCATCCAGCCAAAAGCCCGGTTCAACCCACCATTCCCCCGCTACTCCTGCATCCAAGCCGCCCTCTGCCAGGAAAACAAAACTACCAAGCCCAAGAGTGAGCGCAACGAGCCAAGATGACGACACTAAAAGCATGCTCAGCATCCAATCCGAGCGCAATAGGAGGCATAGCATTGCGGGGTCGTCAGTAAGAGACGACGAGAGTTTGGCAAGCTTCCAGTCCATACCGAGCTACATGACGCCCACCAAGTCAGCAAAGGCTAAAACGCGCTTGCAAAGTCCATTAGGCATGGAGAATGTGACTCCCGAAAAGGGCTCAGCAGGCTCTGTCAAGAAGCGGCTCTCGTACCCGCCTTCACCAGCCAGGCCAAGGCGACACTCGGGCCCGCCAAAGGTGAACATCTCCACTGTTAACACAAATGGGGAGACCAACTAA
- the LOC115996849 gene encoding protein OSB2, chloroplastic-like produces the protein MNFLTKAISTQLQSRKCIVLLQTLTSLQQSSLFSSKSREPRVQKAQDPSPRTSFNPPKPEGESKPLPFCEIPFHSNVANSVDLIGFVDCPVQLEDLPDGRRVAKTVILSTVSSPSLSIPVVFQGDLAVIAKFHVKKNDCIYVSGQLSGDHGNQKTVHLLVQIMNFVVGLKRELSGISGLENEDDDDDVSVKQKKGNKKGFRFSRKTMNVEQVKDWKDLIKNPKQWKDYRGRKAKGTVKPRHPDFKNEERKVSLWLSDAPEWILQGLEGLEFCDSVPKGKAQK, from the coding sequence ATGAATTTCCTCACAAAAGCAATATCAACCCAACTGCAATCAAGAAAATGCATCGTCTTACTGCAAACCCTCACATCCCTCCAACAGTCTTCTCTCTTTTCCTCCAAATCGAGAGAACCCAGAGTCCAAAAAGCTCAAGACCCCTCACCACGAACCTCATTTAATCCCCCAAAACCCGAGGGCGAATCAAAGCCCCTCCCTTTCTGCGAAATTCCCTTCCACTCAAATGTTGCGAATTCCGTGGATCTGATCGGTTTTGTTGACTGCCCAGTTCAGTTAGAGGATTTGCCCGATGGCAGGCGTGTGGCTAAGACTGTCATACTTTCCACTGTTTCCAGCCCATCTCTGTCGATTCCTGTTGTGTTTCAAGGAGATTTGGCTGTCATCGCCAAGTTCCATGTGAAGAAAAATGATTGCATTTATGTTTCTGGGCAGTTGAGTGGAGATCATGGGAACCAAAAAACTGTTCATCTTCTGGTCCAAATCATGAACTTTGTGGTGGGTTTGAAGAGGGAGCTTTCAGGGATTTCTGGATTGGaaaatgaggatgatgatgatgatgtctCTGTGAAGCAGAAAAAGGGTAATAAGAAAGGGTTCAGGTTCAGCAGAAAGACTATGAATGTTGAGCAAGTGAAGGATTGGAAGGACCTAATCAAGAATCCAAAACAGTGGAAGGATTATCGCGGAAGAAAAGCTAAGGGAACTGTGAAACCTAGACACCCAGATTTCAAGAATGAGGAGAGAAAAGTTTCACTCTGGCTTTCAGATGCTCCAGAATGGATTCTTCAAGGACTTGAAGGACTGGAGTTTTGTGATTCTGTTCCTAAAGGCAAAGCTCAGAAATAA